From the Luteolibacter arcticus genome, one window contains:
- a CDS encoding RNA polymerase sigma factor, with translation MSDPQFRLTRWSLVLRARGDGDEAHRAMGELCEAYWFPLYAWCRRSGLAAAEAEDLVQGFFLRVIEKDLFAAADASRGKLRTFLLTALQRHVRDEQGKARAERRGGGRVVSFDAVEAEAWYAGESIDGESADQMFDRQWALTVLDQAIGRLEQEAAGRGKGEAFGALRPFLTREGSAAEYERCATPLGMNGGSFKVAVHRLRAKFRDALRAEVAETQPDGEGVDAEIRHLMNVLGASGLADSGLPGDR, from the coding sequence ATGTCCGATCCCCAGTTTCGCCTTACCCGCTGGAGCCTCGTGCTGCGCGCGCGCGGGGACGGCGACGAGGCCCACAGGGCGATGGGCGAATTGTGCGAGGCCTACTGGTTCCCGCTCTACGCGTGGTGTCGGCGCTCCGGATTGGCCGCGGCGGAGGCGGAAGATCTGGTTCAGGGCTTCTTCCTGCGGGTGATAGAGAAGGATCTCTTCGCCGCGGCGGATGCCTCGCGGGGGAAGCTGCGGACCTTCCTGCTGACTGCTCTGCAGCGTCATGTGCGGGACGAGCAGGGGAAGGCGCGGGCAGAGAGGCGGGGCGGAGGGCGGGTGGTGTCTTTCGACGCGGTCGAGGCCGAGGCGTGGTATGCCGGCGAGAGCATCGACGGCGAAAGCGCGGACCAGATGTTCGACCGGCAGTGGGCGCTGACCGTGCTCGACCAAGCGATCGGCCGGTTGGAGCAAGAGGCCGCCGGGCGGGGAAAGGGCGAGGCATTTGGTGCGCTGCGTCCGTTTCTCACGCGGGAGGGGAGCGCTGCAGAGTATGAGCGATGCGCGACTCCGCTCGGGATGAATGGCGGGAGCTTCAAGGTCGCGGTGCACCGGCTGCGCGCGAAGTTCCGCGATGCGCTGCGTGCCGAGGTCGCTGAGACCCAGCCGGATGGCGAAGGCGTGGACGCAGAGATCCGCCACCTGATGAATGTGCTGGGTGCGAGCGGACTGGCGGACTCCGGGCTTCCGGGTGACCGCTGA
- a CDS encoding serine/threonine-protein kinase has protein sequence MSASSPHRRLAGLNPADLMATATSQGDSDEAPPELAGIEIQHLIGRGGMGAVYLGKQLSLDREVAVKIVAKAGDELFLERLEREARTMAKLRHSNLVTVHHFERLPDGSAAIIMEHVQGGTLRDRMALHPQGLPLEDVLRWTREIAAALAAAHRSGVVHRDLKPENVLLDGHGSALVTDFGLAVPTDRSSTRLTLTGTAVGTVDYMAPEAFHSADPDVRADVFSLGVMMYEMLTGRIPRGSFDGPRRQRPEVPRELDEVVMRALRPAPEERFAGMDELLAAIDRAVLRKGGRRWFLGAAGVAAAALGIGLWKKRKPAVEDATSLAEVSSLSPKEWRPLLSSTDLSRRVISGRWTREGGAVVTDDSVCVLTLRDEVPAAYRLRVVFTRLSGDYCAGVFFRVNGQVTSVDIDGWDKDLAGVQTIDGLSLEQQEHPFTFALEDGRRYELKIEVKPEAVRIWINGRELGTVPIAGRQLGVVFPWRWDPAQRPAALAIGSYQSPMRFESVEWWPLDP, from the coding sequence ATGTCCGCTTCCTCGCCCCATCGTCGTCTCGCGGGATTGAATCCCGCGGACCTGATGGCCACGGCTACGTCGCAGGGCGATTCCGATGAGGCACCACCGGAGCTCGCGGGCATCGAGATCCAGCACCTGATCGGCCGGGGAGGGATGGGCGCGGTCTATCTGGGAAAGCAGCTTTCGCTCGATCGCGAGGTGGCGGTGAAGATCGTGGCCAAGGCGGGCGACGAGCTTTTCCTCGAACGTCTCGAACGCGAGGCGCGCACGATGGCGAAGCTGCGGCACTCGAATCTGGTCACGGTGCACCATTTCGAAAGGCTGCCCGACGGATCGGCCGCGATCATCATGGAGCATGTCCAAGGGGGCACGCTGCGGGATCGTATGGCGCTGCATCCGCAGGGCTTGCCTTTGGAAGACGTGCTGCGCTGGACTCGTGAGATCGCGGCGGCGTTGGCGGCGGCCCACCGCTCGGGGGTGGTCCACCGCGACCTGAAGCCGGAGAATGTCTTGCTCGATGGTCATGGGTCGGCCCTCGTGACGGACTTCGGATTGGCGGTTCCGACCGACCGCAGCTCGACGCGTCTGACGCTGACGGGCACCGCGGTGGGGACGGTCGATTACATGGCGCCCGAGGCCTTCCACTCCGCGGATCCCGATGTGCGGGCCGACGTGTTTTCGCTGGGGGTGATGATGTATGAAATGCTCACCGGCCGCATCCCGCGCGGCAGTTTCGATGGCCCTCGACGCCAGCGCCCGGAAGTGCCGCGGGAGCTCGACGAGGTGGTCATGAGGGCGCTGCGGCCCGCGCCCGAGGAACGCTTCGCTGGCATGGACGAGCTGCTTGCCGCGATTGATCGGGCGGTGTTGCGGAAAGGTGGCCGGCGCTGGTTCTTGGGTGCCGCGGGAGTGGCTGCGGCGGCGCTGGGGATCGGCCTATGGAAGAAGCGGAAGCCGGCCGTGGAAGATGCGACCTCCCTGGCTGAAGTGTCATCGTTGTCGCCGAAAGAATGGCGTCCGTTGCTTTCCTCCACCGATCTCTCGCGCCGCGTGATCTCCGGCCGGTGGACCCGGGAGGGTGGGGCCGTCGTGACGGATGACTCGGTCTGCGTGCTCACCCTGCGCGACGAGGTGCCAGCGGCCTATCGGCTGCGGGTGGTCTTCACGCGGCTATCGGGTGACTACTGCGCGGGTGTGTTCTTCCGCGTGAACGGTCAGGTCACCAGCGTGGACATCGATGGCTGGGACAAGGATCTCGCAGGGGTGCAGACAATCGATGGCTTGAGTTTGGAGCAGCAGGAGCACCCCTTTACCTTCGCGCTGGAGGATGGGCGTCGCTACGAGCTGAAGATCGAGGTGAAGCCCGAGGCTGTTCGCATCTGGATCAATGGCCGCGAACTCGGCACGGTGCCCATCGCCGGGCGGCAGCTCGGCGTTGTCTTTCCTTGGCGGTGGGATCCTGCACAACGACCGGCGGCGCTGGCGATCGGCTCTTATCAGAGCCCGATGCGTTTTGAGTCGGTGG